One segment of Methylocella silvestris BL2 DNA contains the following:
- a CDS encoding ActS/PrrB/RegB family redox-sensitive histidine kinase produces MSSLLNIDFRRRTRRLHVDTLVRLRWLALCGQAAAVLFTELVLEFPLPLVPCLLIIAISAVLNVALRVRYGRVDLLNEKPAAVILAYDILQLTALLYLTGGIENPFSMLFLAPIMVSAVSLSGWTTFALTLLTIGAASVLTFHHYPFPWYRGETLTLPFIFSAGAWTAHVVSAIFIAIYASQVALESSKLADALSATELVLAREQHLTQLDGLAAAAAHELGTPLATITLVAKDLERQLPQDGPIREDVALLAQEVARCRTILGKLASLGNDDGNVLDEMTVTVMIEEVVAPQRDFGVKIAITQAGSGRKPVMRRNPAILYGLGNLIENAIDFASNEVRIDASWDLSRVKLVIEDDGPGFSPEVLSRAGAPYVTTKTDRRLKSDDGSGLGLGLFIAKTLLERSGATVLTGNVPAPATGARIIVEWKRAAFERGVKIPAPAKVAS; encoded by the coding sequence ATGAGCAGTCTGCTGAACATCGATTTTCGCCGCCGCACCCGGCGCCTGCACGTCGACACGCTGGTCAGACTCCGCTGGCTCGCGCTCTGCGGACAGGCGGCCGCGGTTCTGTTTACGGAGCTTGTGCTCGAGTTTCCGCTGCCGCTGGTGCCCTGCCTGCTGATCATCGCCATTTCAGCCGTGCTGAACGTCGCGCTGCGGGTCCGGTATGGGCGCGTCGACCTCCTGAACGAAAAGCCGGCGGCGGTGATTCTCGCCTATGACATTCTGCAGCTGACAGCGCTGCTCTATTTGACGGGAGGCATCGAGAACCCTTTTTCCATGCTGTTTCTTGCGCCGATCATGGTGTCGGCGGTGTCGCTATCCGGCTGGACGACATTTGCCCTGACCCTGCTGACGATCGGGGCGGCAAGCGTTCTGACCTTCCATCACTATCCTTTCCCCTGGTACCGGGGCGAAACCTTGACCCTGCCCTTCATCTTTTCGGCCGGCGCCTGGACCGCGCATGTCGTCAGCGCGATCTTTATCGCGATTTATGCGTCACAGGTGGCGCTGGAATCGAGCAAGCTGGCGGACGCCCTGTCGGCGACGGAGCTGGTGCTCGCCCGAGAGCAGCATCTGACTCAGCTCGACGGCCTCGCCGCTGCCGCGGCGCACGAACTCGGCACCCCGCTCGCGACCATCACGCTTGTCGCCAAGGATCTCGAACGACAGCTCCCTCAAGACGGGCCGATCCGGGAGGACGTCGCCCTCCTCGCCCAAGAGGTCGCGCGCTGCCGCACGATTCTCGGCAAGCTCGCATCGCTCGGCAATGATGACGGCAATGTCCTTGATGAGATGACGGTCACCGTGATGATTGAGGAGGTCGTCGCCCCGCAGCGCGATTTTGGCGTGAAAATCGCCATCACTCAGGCCGGGTCGGGACGCAAGCCGGTCATGCGGCGCAACCCCGCCATTCTCTATGGGCTTGGCAATCTCATCGAAAACGCGATCGATTTCGCCAGCAACGAAGTGCGCATCGACGCCAGCTGGGATTTGAGCCGGGTGAAGCTCGTTATCGAAGACGACGGTCCGGGGTTCTCGCCGGAGGTTTTGAGCCGCGCGGGAGCGCCCTATGTCACGACCAAAACCGACCGCCGCCTGAAATCCGACGACGGCTCCGGGCTCGGCCTTGGCCTGTTCATTGCAAAAACATTGCTGGAGCGCTCCGGGGCGACGGTGTTGACCGGCAATGTCCCGGCTCCTGCGACGGGAGCGCGGATTATCGTCGAGTGGAAACGCGCAGCCTTCGAGCGCGGCGTCAAAATTCCCGCGCCCGCGAAAGTGGCGTCCTAG